In the genome of Nostoc sp. C052, the window ATAATCCAATTATGGAGTTTGAAGCCTCACAATATCATATTAATATTACTCAAAAACCTTTAGATAATTTTTTACCTATAGAACGCCAGGAGTTTTTAACGGTTGCAGATACCTTAAAGCAAGGTAAAGAGCTACCCTCCCTCGATGAAGACCCCAGGAAAATTGCTAACAGTCTAAGCTCTCTTTCTCCTGATGGCACTCATAAAATACTTGAAAGTTTTAAATCTTTAGAAATATTCAAAATACTTACAAATACCCTAGAAACCTTTAATTCTCACGATTTAGAATTAGGTAACTATCGCATTACTTATACTTCTAATGATGAAAATAGTGGTGATATCAAGCTTTTAAAAACTGAACATAACGGAACTACTAGAGTTGCTGTACATTTAGAATTGAGCCGTACTGACGAACAAATGAAGCATCAAGTTCACTCTATGGCTATTACCTCCTTAGAAATTGACAAACTCCGGCTGCTGGCAACTAAACTTCAAATCCCAACAATTAATTCTGCTGCTAATACCCACGCAACTCGTGATATCCCTTTACCACTTCATCCAGCATTAGCTGAAATTTGGAACTTACTGGAGAGTTCTGTCAGATGGACATCTGGAGCGAACCAAGGTAATGAAGGTTTTCGTGAGCGATTTCAAAAAGACCCCAATGCTAAACTAACTTTGGGTGAGCAGTCACAACTTTATTTTAAATTTTTAATTCAAACTAAAGAAGAGATTATTATTCATGGGAAAACTGATATTATTTTGCCGCCACTTAGCGAAATTACAGAGGATTTAAAATTGTTGCGCGAACGATCGATTAATAATTTTTATAGTCCGAAGATTTCCCAAAATGCCGAAACACAGAAGCCAACTCAAGAAGAACCTCACAATCCAGAACCTCAATTAAACAACTTGGAAGTTTAGTATGCAATCCACAGATGTTAGAGAAACTATCGCCTCCATTAATCGTGGGAGTGGAATCTCGAATAATATGATGGCTTATCGACTGGCTCTCATGATCGAGAGAGTGCCACAGAGTACAGTGCAATCACCCATTGAATTAGATTCACAATCGCGTCAAAACCTTGAAGATAAATTAAGAAATATTTTGACCAAAAGTACTCAAAATATTGAAGATTATAGACTACAACTTAAAAATAAATATCTGGCTGAATATTCTCAAAGATTCGGTGTCACTCAAAGCGAAACACCTGTGACTGAGCAGCCTAATAATTTTTCTAGAGTTGAAAACTTAATTACTCAAAGAAAGCATATATTTCTTCAGCAAATGATTGCTCAAGAGTCAAAAGCTAATCTAACTCCCCCCACGTCACAAAATCAAGGCGATGAATTCAGTAAAAAGTCTTTGATTCCTGCCGTCGTTCAAACTATTATTGCTAAAGGTCAAGATACTAAAAATGAAGGTCGCGTTTATGAAGGGGTTCTTTATAGACTTCAATTACTAATTAAAGAAGGTATACAGTTTATCAATGTTAACCGCAAAACTCAATCCAATCAAAAAGCTTTTGCTGCATATAAAGACCACACTAACGAGTTTACAATTACTTCAAATAACCTCTCAACTGAAGAAGCACAAAAAATCGTTGCTTTTAATCAGCAGCGAATTGCAAAAGAACAATCTCAATCATTACCTATTCAAACTGATAAAACTCAGCAATTTACATTTGATAAAGATGATCATTCCGAGCTAGGGGACTAGAGGGGTGTGGGAGGTGTGGGAGGTGTGGTGTGGGGAGATGAAGCGAAGTTAAACAAAATGCAAGAATTAGGTAAAAAGTATTTGTGATTTCTGAAAACTTAATTATTTAGCAATTGGTATTTTAGGAAACAAGGTTAATCAAAATTGAGATAATTAGTTACTCAATGAACTCCCCACACCACACCTCCCACACTTCCCACACCTCATACAATCTCCCACATTTAACTAAAATACCCCATTAGTAATCCAAATATAAATCCACTAATTAAGAGATACCGTCTTAATATTGGATTTATTTTCACAAAAGGAGCAATTATTGTTGCAAGAAATATGTAAAATGTGGCTTCAAATATATCAGTGCTGAATGTGATAACCGCAGCAATAAACAGCCCACCAAATATCAAACATCCAACTACATACTCTATCTTATCCCATAGCTTAGTGTCGTCCAGGTAGCGCATGAGTCAATTTCGGCTTTTTCGGGATTGTAGCATCTACTCCATAAAAATTGTTTACTTGATAGGGAAATTTTATTGTAAATATCGTCCCCTTACCAACAACAGAATCTACAGACAGTTTCAGCCCATGAGAATAAGCTACCATCATTGCAATATACAATCCTAACCCGGAGCCAGGTGAAGAAATAGTCCCACGATAAAAAGGTAGAAAGATATTCGCCAAATCCTCTGATCCAATACCAATGCCCGTGTCTTCAATTAAAACTACCAAGTCATCACCCTGGTTCAACAATCGCAATAATATATCACCTGTCTCTGTATATGAGAGGGCATTTTGAAGTAGATTTGAACACATTCTGTAAAGATGTGTTGCATCTCCTTTCACCCTAGTTCCATGTACATATTTTTTACAAGTCTTGTAGTGCAATTTTAAACCCCGATTAATAGCTTTTGGCATATACTCTTGATATAAATTATTCAATAAGTCGCCAAAATCAAATTCATGAATCAAGGATGGATTTAAACCAATAAGTCTATCTCTTGATTGATGATTTCGATACATATCTATCAGTTGGATAACTCTGTTATTAGTCTGCCATAAAGATACTAGAATTGTTTTTATCTCTTGGAGATTGCTTCCGTACTCTCCATCTATCATTTGCTTCAAAACAATTGATTCATTAACCACTGCATTGGATACGTCATGTACCAAGGCAGAAATATTAATTTTATTTCTTAATTCTCTTTGGGACATATAAACACTCCTTATCAGGATATAAGTTATTCTATTAGACTGCTTTTTAGCAAAACTTATTATTTCTAATTATAGCGGATGTCCCTGATATATACCTTAATTACGTTTAGTTTAATCCAGTTATTTAGAAATGTTTTCATTCCCCTACTTTGGGAATGTATTAAAATATATATACTTAGATTTTACTGCTTTTATTCAAACATTTATGGTATAAAAATAGGAGAAGTTAAAGATTAACTCTTGGTGCAAATATGAGTATCATGACAATTCGGGTAGTAGTAATTGAAGACCAAGAACTGTGTAGACTTGGCATTAGAACGGCGATCGCACAAGAATCAGACATGGAACTGTGCGGCGAGGCTAGCTGTGGATTGGAGGGATTAGAGTTAGTCAACTCAACAAATCCTGATATTGTCTTGCTTGATATTGGGCTACCAGATATCAACGGACTGGAGATGACAACCAGGATTAAGAAGGACACTTTATCCAAAGTTATTATCCTCAGCGCTTATTCTAGTCAAAATGTGATTAACGAAGCTTTTGCCTGTGGTGCTGATTCATATTTCTTAAAGACAACCAAGATCGAGTCGATTAAAAACGCTATCCGTAGTATCTATCGAAATGAAGAATATCTTGACCAAGCGATTATCAAGAGATTTCTGGAATTGAACCATCGTCAGAGTACAAAAATTAAAGGCAAAAAGTACAACGAGTTGCCTACAACTCAAGAAATTGAAATTCTCAAATTAATTGCCAGTGGCTACTCCAATAAGGAAATTGCTAATCAACTTTTCATTAGTATTAGTACAGTTAAATCCCACACTGGCAACCTTTTTCTCAAGTTGGGAGCTAGAGATCGGGTCAATGCCATTCTTAAAGCTCAAAGTTTTGGCTACCTAGAACCTTCAACCCAAGACTGGAGAGCTATTGGGTAGTTCATTATTTCTTGTTCTTTTGCATTTGAATCAAGCAATATCCTTTCAAGCGATTTTCTTCTTGACAAGCAGCCAGAGTTTGTTGATTCTCAACAAAGAGCTTATAAGTTTGCTTACCTTCGCTAGATTTTACCCATTGTAAAATCTTCAGATCGTTGTTTGACAACATGACTGATTGGTTTTGACCCAAGTTAGTCATCACGTTCCAAGTTGTAAATGAAGCAAGCATCGCACCGGCTGCTGTCACTCCTCCTACCAGAGCGCAGATAGACCAAAAACGCATCTGAGAATTTCCTGTAGATAATCGCATCTCTTTTGGTGGCGATGATGTCGAGGATGCAGATGATGTTGATGCTTGTATCAGCTTCGGTATTTGTTCTGTTAAGACATCACGCACAGTATTACTGACTACAGTGTTGTTCATTGATTGGGCTGTTTTAGAAGTATTCGCCACTTTCTCTTCGACTGTTAGTACCCAAGCTTCAATCATTGCCTCCATTCGTGCTTGCAGTGAAATCATTGTCTCTTCATATCTGCCAAGTGTTGCCATGACTTGAAACATCGGGTCATCTTCTGCTAACCCCACTTGCTGCGCTGTTTCAACAATCCTCTGTTGTTCGGCTTCAGAATACCCCTGCAATATTTCTGATGTTCTCACCTGCTGATACTCCTAAGTAAATACTAGCGACTTGATTATTTTTTACAGTCTCAAAGAAATTTTTTAGCCAGTGATAAATATATGAGCGATACAACACATATAGGGATTGCTCATGAAAACATTGTGAGTAAGGTTTGGCTAAATCCTCCATTGCTTGATAATGATCTCTGTGCAAGGCTGTTAATATAATTTCTGTGCCCCCAACCAATGGCAATTTTTGCTCTATTAATTGCTTATACTCTTTAAACCTCGTATCAAAATGTTGATTTTTGACTATGACATAATTAGCATTGTCCGTTGCAAAATCTAATAGCTGCAAGAAATATTCCATGCAATCACTTCTATGGGAAATTGGCTGTAAGAATGTTAGTTTCCAGTTCAGTTCAGCCAAAACAGTAAAAAAATCAGCCTCATATATGTAGTTACAGATTTCTTGAATATATTGTCCCGGCATATCTACAAAAAGCACATCTAATGAGTCATTGAGTAAATCGTCTAATACCAAATCTGGATTGTCTGTGAAAAAGTTTAAGCTTTCGATTGGCACTATTCCTGCATAAGCTTTGAACTTGTTACGATTGTCATGGTTATAAATCTTAACAGCTTGATGTTGGCTAAGAAATAGTTCAATCAATAACTTGATAACTGTAGACTTTCCCACACGCGAGTCACCTACAGTCATAACTACACGTCTACAAGCGGGGGACATTTTCTAATCCTAAAATGCTTTTTGCCAACCAAACTTGTTCCTTGAATTTGCTAATCCAAGTACTTACCCTTCCTTTTACTGATGGCTTTTCTTTTTGCTCTATTCCTTGATTAAATGTCAAGCTATTTTTGTCTAAATAATCATAAGCGTGTTCTATTAAATCTGGCATTGTTATTTCTAAAAACGGAATGTTACTTTCTATTAATATATCCTTCATCGCTGTTATGTCTGAGGATTCTTTATATCTGACAAAGTTTTCTGGCGAACCGAAGAACAAATTCTTCACTACGACATAATCTACTTGGTCTTGACAAAAATCATATAAAGTTATTAACTGCTTTACCGAATCCATTACTCGACTAATTACAACTACAATTGTTACTCGCATATCATATAATTCATCAACTGTAGACAAAAATTTCATTTGTTGTACGACATCTTTTAAGATTCTCATCGACTGTGGTGGTAATTCCAATAAGAATAAAGACTTTCCGGGAATAACTGCTCCTTCTGTGTCTAAACTATCCTCTATTAACTCTTTCAAATCATCTAGAAAAATGTCTACATTCCCTTCTGTAAAAAAATCTAATTCTCTCACTAAACATTTATCCCCATAAAATCTGCTTAAATGAGAATTAGATATGTCCGCATCAAAAGCCAAAAATTCTTTTTTCATATCCAAATATGTTTGCGCTAATCCTCTGGCGAAAGTACTTTTTCCTACTCCTCCTTTATCTCCTGTCACTATCACTAATCTCCGACTCCAGTGCTTTTTATTGGTGACTGCGGTTTTTGTTTGTGGCAGGACTGTATTTCCTGCTTCTGTTTTTTCACCTGCGGTTACTGCTCCTGGCGTCTGCTGTATATCTTCTGTGCTTTCTGCTTCTGTTGTTTCATCTGTTACTAAGAGTAATTCTTCTACTCCGTTAAGGATCTCCGCCTCATCCTTTAAAATATCTGTCATCTGATTTTCTCCTCTATTTCATGTTTAATCAGTTTCGGGGTTTAGTCCAGTGCTAGCATCTCTGCTGAAAAGTAGTCTAATAGGTTTAAATACATTGGTTTTAAATCCTTGAAATTGTCAATTGATTTATTAACCATTGTTCCCAGAGCTTGTAATATTAATCCTTGTTCTAGTACCTGATTTATATCAAACTCATTTAATTTATTTAAATGGTAATAAACTAATAAATCTAATGATTGAGCTATCAACAAATTTGCCGATCTTATCACCAAATCTTCATAAACATATTCATAATTGCTGACTGACCTTAGTACTGTCTTCAATACTTGAAAATATCTAGTCCTGAAGTCAATCCCATTTAAATCAATAGTCTGAGGACAGCTAGCTGGCAATGGAAGCTTTTTAAAAATAAACTTTAAATATAAATCAATACTATTTGATGACCAAGAATCACTATTTTGGAAATACAAATACTTAATCAAAGAATCTTTCTGATCATAATCTATTTGTTGAAATAAGTATTTTGGTTGCTCGATTGCAATCATCGTGACATCATTTTTAAACACTGGCATCACATTTGTTCTTACCCATTGCATAAATTGTTTGACTACATTATGTTCTACTATTGTTAGTGATATTAATGAGTGAATCGATAGAGCGCTGAGTGTTGATACCAAACTCACTTGATTATTCTCCATCATCACTAATCGTTTCTGAACTTCAATTGACCTCACAAAATCATCATTTAAAATTGGAGCTACTATTTGCAATACATCCACTGCAAATAACTCTAGCCCTGATGGTGTTGCTATCACTCTTACTACAGAACTTGATGGATGCTCAAATTCCCAATATCGCCAAACTTCTACCATTTCTCCACTAACTTTTTTGTTCTCCCTCCTCTTACTGCAAAAGCTAGCTTTTTACCATAAGAAGATACGTTAGATACTTGAAGAAGAATTCAGCTATTTTGAATGAGTGTTGCCCATGCTGAATTCTTACTTAGACACTATGGCATATTCCCCCACTTTAAAGGAATCGCTCGAAGTCTAAAAAAATATCGTACTTCTGGCTATTGCTTTTTGTTGACATCCTGTTATACAATCACCGCTTTCATCTGAAACAAATTGAAGAAGAATTCAGAATTCAGAATGGGCTAAACGCCCCGCTATCGCTAACAGGAGTCAGAATCAAGACGCTCGCAGACTCGCTATCAGTGGGGGATTCAGACCCGCCACTGAATTGTTGCACCACTAAATCGAAGATTTAGTGGGGGTCTTAAACCCCTTGATTCATCCGCCAGTCACACAAAATTCATGTCTGTTTTCTGGCGACTGACGCATGTATTCTGTTTCGATAAAAACATCACAAAAGTTCAACTTTTTTAATAGTTAATTGCTGGTTTTAGCTTGCTATTTGAAATCGAATTATTATATATTATTTAGGATGAATTTTAGCTCACATTTATTCCATAAGTACACAAAATTATTTTTCCAAATTGAGCTAAATTTAGCTTTTTTACTATCCAGCTTTTTCGATAATAAATAGTTAGCTATTAAGCGAGAATAGTATGCTTTTCAAAACTTCACGAATCGCCATTACTTTAGCTTTGCTCGTCGGTGGTGGTATCATCTCTTGCCAGAGTAAAACGCCTGAACAGATTGCACACGAAACAGAACTTGAGTTGATTGCAGCAAAGGAGAAAGCAGAAGCAGATGAAGTTAAAAAATTTGTTGACAGTACTCCCGATCTGTATAGAGTTAATTGGAAAGTTTGTAGTGACGGTTTTCTCGATCGATACAACAACGGCTGTAACGAAAGTCGAGATGTCCGTACTAAAGGTTTTTCTGAAGCCGTCCTTGCTTGGGGGCCTGTTCAAGAGGTGAAGTTTGTCACTAAGCGTCATTTCAGTCCCAATATGCAGAGTGTTGGTTTGTTCGTCAAATCTAAAGGTTGTCTCTTATTGGGTAAACCCGAAGCAGGAGATCAGTTTTACAAAATACACGAATTTTCACTTACAAAAGGTTCTGCCCTTCCAAATCCTGACAGCGCTAAAATTGATAAGCTTTCTCTAGAAGATAAAACCAAAGCTATACGAGTAGCCATTAACAATGCCGAAGACGAAATTGCTTCTTTAAACAATTTCGGTGTTTCTTCCAGTGGATTTATACCTACTACTGCAAAACAACCTTGTCTCACCCTTGAAAAATGGAAAAAGCTATAAATTCACAACTGCTTAAATAAGTAAAATTCGACGAGTGCAGTTCCTTCCATAACACCAAGGGAGAATGCACTCGATTGCTTTTTGGGTAGCGCGATCCTCTTGTAGTATGAATCACTTTGACAATATGAAAAACAAAGCGAAGCTTCAACTTACTCAAATACTTTACAATAGGTGTGAAACTGTCAATTCCTTTCCAATTCACTCGATGTTGTTTCATAACTATACGAGTGTCGCAAAGTTTAGTTAATTTCAAACTTGATGAATAGCCCCTTTCCTTTAGAGCCTCCCCAAAAAGCAATCGAGTCATTATTAGCATTGCGAGATTACTACGCACCTCTTGTAGAAGAGTACGAAAAATTATATTCCCTAGCAAAAGCAAATCTCACTCATGTAGAAGCTCTATTATCTAACTGGTCTTTGACTGAGGAGGTAGATAATGATAATGAAGAATTCACCTCTGAAAAAGGAAAAAACTTCTTCTTATTCTTAAGTGAGGAATCTGTTAATGACGATGTTGAACCTATTACCCATCTTGAGCTAGACGATTCACAGGATACATCAACAGTCGCAACACAATTGCTTGACTCCACTCAACAAAATATATTCACACTTATACAAGCTTGGTCAGGTGAAGAATCTGATGCAGCTACAGATACTCCAGTACTCCTAGAGCCACCGATAGAAACATCAACTCAACAGCAAGCGCTCTATGGAACCGAGACGGCCATGCTGCCTATTTTCCAATCCCTGTCTCGCCCGGAAGCTATTGAACAGGTTTTGGCAGAACACATTGGCACAATTGTTCACATCGATTTTATTGTCAAAATGCTCTATGGGGAATTAGAGCCAGAAGTCTTTAAAGTGCTTAAACACAGAGTTAAATCATCCCTCACTAAAGGCAGGGAAACTAACAAATGGTTCAGTGTCCCAGGATCACCCGGATATTATACTCTCTCTTTAACTTTGCTACCAAAACCGGAGACGAAGAATTCGTCCACCAGAGTCAAAGGCAAAAATAAGAAACAAGTTTTGCCGCCACAGCCCAAAGACATACCAATGCTAAAAGAATTTCAGGGTCAGTTTTTAATTGATGCACTAACAACTTTTCTAGAAAATAATTCGGGTAAAGTTTTCAGCGTTTCAGAAATTACCAACGGAATCTATGGCGAACTCACTGCGGCTGAGATTAGAGAAGTGAAAAACAAGGTATTGAATGAGTTATCACGGGGTCATCGCACAGGGCGATTCACTAGGGTTCCTGAGCAGATCGGTTTTTATACTTGGAACTTGGATTTGATTTAAGTAGAAACGATTAGGCGATCACCTGGGCGTGGGCGCTTGAGCCGTCGCATCCAACCAGACTATTGCTTAACTTACACTTTTAACATTTATGGCTATTCCAGCAACACAGTTAAAGATCGGGCAATCGGTGAAGTATCTGATCGGTACTCGAAGCGGTATGAGTGCGGCAATAACCGATATCAGCAAATCATCTCTTAGTCTCAAAAATACTCATATTGTTACTTTGACCTTTGATGATGATTCACTACCAAATCACTTAAAAACACAACAACTAACTGTTTATGACGAATTGCTTGAAGGTTGTGAAATAATCACATTTTAAAAAATTCAAATTGGCAACAGCAGAGCGCACATCCGCCGCTACAAGTTGAAATTAATCAAAATACTAACTTACTGGCTGATATAATCCCGTATTTTCGTTAAATTCCCACCCCAACCCTGCTCTATCCTTCCCCTTACACCATGCTACAAAAAGCGGTGGGGGGAGTTTAATTCGCTCCTTACGTACAGTTTCCTCACTTACACCAAGTCTTGAAGCCAAACCTTCTTCAGTTAACGGTTGCATTCTGGGAGTATGCACTTTGAAGGATGAATTATTGTAGTACGATTTATTGCCCCGCCCTTGTTGGTTGTTGAGATAGTTTTGAATTTTAATAATCGCCTCAGCCAACTGTGTCATTCGGGCACACATCCCCTCCACTTTTTGTTCTAAATTGGCGAGATTATCAATTGCTGTGGTTTGATTGCTATTAGATTCATTTGAAAACTCTGACTCGAGCTTATCAAGTCGTGAGCAAATAGCTATTATCGTTTCATTGCTTGAACTGCTGTTACTATTGTTACTACAAACTAAGTACTTATCTACACTTGCCTTAATCTTTGAGTCTAGGCGTTCGTCTAAATCATTTCCACCTATTGCATCAACCTTATCTTGGGAATCGCCTAAGTAGAGTTCGATAAATTCGAGCAGCGTGGCTGTTGCCGTTGTGCCTTTCGAGTTGCAACAGGCGATAAACTGCTCCCACATCCTTTGGTCACAGTTGAAAGATGCCAGTTTTTTTTTGCGCCCTGTATTGCTCATGTTCACGTATCATCTAGGTAAACTTGGACTCTCCACGCTTATTAAATCGTGTAATTCATCATGATGAATTACCTTGATCCTATCATCGCCAAATGCGTCAGCGCATTCTTCAAGCGATGT includes:
- a CDS encoding HAMP domain-containing sensor histidine kinase; the protein is MSQRELRNKINISALVHDVSNAVVNESIVLKQMIDGEYGSNLQEIKTILVSLWQTNNRVIQLIDMYRNHQSRDRLIGLNPSLIHEFDFGDLLNNLYQEYMPKAINRGLKLHYKTCKKYVHGTRVKGDATHLYRMCSNLLQNALSYTETGDILLRLLNQGDDLVVLIEDTGIGIGSEDLANIFLPFYRGTISSPGSGLGLYIAMMVAYSHGLKLSVDSVVGKGTIFTIKFPYQVNNFYGVDATIPKKPKLTHALPGRH
- a CDS encoding response regulator transcription factor, producing MSIMTIRVVVIEDQELCRLGIRTAIAQESDMELCGEASCGLEGLELVNSTNPDIVLLDIGLPDINGLEMTTRIKKDTLSKVIILSAYSSQNVINEAFACGADSYFLKTTKIESIKNAIRSIYRNEEYLDQAIIKRFLELNHRQSTKIKGKKYNELPTTQEIEILKLIASGYSNKEIANQLFISISTVKSHTGNLFLKLGARDRVNAILKAQSFGYLEPSTQDWRAIG
- a CDS encoding DUF6753 family protein, with amino-acid sequence MRTSEILQGYSEAEQQRIVETAQQVGLAEDDPMFQVMATLGRYEETMISLQARMEAMIEAWVLTVEEKVANTSKTAQSMNNTVVSNTVRDVLTEQIPKLIQASTSSASSTSSPPKEMRLSTGNSQMRFWSICALVGGVTAAGAMLASFTTWNVMTNLGQNQSVMLSNNDLKILQWVKSSEGKQTYKLFVENQQTLAACQEENRLKGYCLIQMQKNKK